In Amycolatopsis jiangsuensis, the following proteins share a genomic window:
- a CDS encoding XdhC family protein codes for MRDVLDDVYRRWQSGETVGLGTVVATFSSAPRAPGASMVVAPDGTVAGSVSGGCVEGAVYELAQEVVAERKPVLQRYGVTDDDAFAVGLTCGGIIDIFVEPVDRESMPELDRVVESVRAGEPVAVVTVIEHETAGLVGERLIVWPDRVEGSLGSSRMDDAVADDARGLLASGRTGTLHYGPDGQRRGEGMAVFVNSFEPPPRLLVFGAIDFAAAMARMGAYLGYQVTVCDARPVFATSSRFPEAHEVVVDWPHRYLQAEAEAGRIDSRTAIAVLTHDPKFDVPLLEVALRLDVGYVGAMGSRKTHDDRFARLREAGITEPELERLSSPIGLDLGARTPEETAVSIAAEIIALRWSGTGRRLAALSGRIHA; via the coding sequence ATGCGTGACGTACTGGACGATGTGTACCGCCGCTGGCAGTCGGGCGAGACCGTGGGTCTCGGCACCGTGGTGGCCACCTTCTCGTCGGCGCCCCGCGCGCCCGGCGCGTCGATGGTGGTCGCGCCGGACGGCACGGTGGCCGGCAGCGTGTCCGGCGGCTGCGTCGAGGGCGCGGTGTACGAGCTGGCGCAGGAGGTGGTCGCCGAGCGCAAGCCGGTGCTGCAGCGCTACGGCGTGACCGACGACGACGCCTTCGCGGTCGGCCTGACCTGCGGCGGGATCATCGACATCTTCGTGGAGCCGGTGGACCGCGAATCGATGCCGGAGCTGGACCGGGTGGTCGAATCGGTGCGGGCGGGCGAGCCGGTCGCGGTGGTCACCGTGATCGAGCACGAAACGGCCGGGCTGGTCGGCGAACGCCTGATCGTCTGGCCGGATCGGGTCGAGGGTTCGCTCGGTTCGTCCCGGATGGACGACGCGGTCGCCGACGACGCCCGTGGCCTGCTCGCGTCCGGGCGTACCGGAACCCTGCACTACGGTCCGGACGGTCAGCGCCGCGGTGAAGGCATGGCAGTGTTCGTGAACTCGTTCGAACCGCCGCCGCGGCTGCTGGTGTTCGGCGCGATCGACTTCGCCGCCGCGATGGCCCGCATGGGCGCCTACCTCGGCTACCAGGTCACGGTGTGCGACGCGCGTCCGGTGTTCGCCACCAGCAGCCGGTTCCCGGAGGCGCACGAGGTCGTGGTCGACTGGCCGCACCGCTACCTGCAGGCTGAGGCCGAAGCGGGCCGGATCGACTCGCGGACCGCGATCGCGGTGCTCACCCACGATCCGAAGTTCGACGTGCCGCTGCTGGAGGTCGCACTGCGCCTCGACGTCGGCTACGTGGGCGCGATGGGCTCACGCAAAACGCACGATGATCGCTTCGCCCGGTTGCGGGAGGCCGGGATCACCGAGCCCGAACTGGAACGGCTGTCCTCGCCGATCGGTCTGGACCTGGGCGCGCGCACGCCGGAGGAGACCGCGGTGTCCATCGCGGCGGAGATCATCGCGCTGCGCTGGAGCGGCACCGGTCGCCGGCTGGCCGCGCTGAGCGGGCGCATCCACGCCTGA
- a CDS encoding vWA domain-containing protein, with amino-acid sequence MDTERADPLAGFAGFAAALREAGVACDARRVQAYLAAVGEVDLAAPTQVYWAGRLTLCSDPDDLPRYEEAFARWFAADDRLPKQAGAPAPKRARIAPLTSGGDGESAGADAEDRLRIAASDHEVLRHRDLAELSKAEREHLRELLSTLQPVLPRRRAARRVPERGGRLDASRTLRAMLADGGEPVRLAYHRRGTRQRRVVLLIDVSGSMSPYADALLRFAHVLTRSAPMAVEVFTLGTRMTRVSRQLRQRDPEQAMLAAGTAVPDFAGGTRLGETLRVFLDRWGQRGVARRAVVTVFSDGWERGDVSLLSGQLGRLRRLAHAVLWVNPHAGREGYAPVQSGIVAALPHIDRLLAGHSLATLEQLLGEIADA; translated from the coding sequence ATGGACACCGAACGGGCGGATCCGCTCGCCGGGTTCGCCGGGTTCGCGGCGGCTCTGCGTGAGGCGGGCGTGGCCTGTGACGCTCGCCGGGTGCAGGCGTACCTCGCGGCGGTCGGCGAGGTCGACCTCGCGGCGCCGACGCAGGTGTACTGGGCCGGGCGCCTCACGTTGTGTTCCGACCCGGACGATCTGCCGCGTTACGAGGAAGCGTTCGCGCGATGGTTCGCCGCGGACGACCGGTTGCCGAAGCAGGCCGGCGCGCCTGCGCCGAAGCGTGCCCGCATCGCCCCGCTCACGTCCGGCGGAGACGGGGAGTCGGCCGGTGCGGACGCCGAGGACCGGTTGCGGATTGCCGCGAGCGATCACGAAGTCCTGCGGCACCGCGACCTTGCCGAGTTGAGCAAGGCCGAGCGTGAGCATCTGCGGGAGCTCCTCTCCACACTGCAGCCCGTGCTGCCCAGGCGCCGCGCCGCGCGCCGCGTGCCTGAGCGCGGTGGGCGGCTGGACGCTTCGCGCACACTGCGTGCCATGCTCGCCGACGGTGGGGAGCCTGTCCGTCTCGCCTACCATCGCCGCGGCACACGGCAGCGGCGCGTCGTGTTGCTGATCGACGTCTCCGGTTCGATGAGCCCGTACGCCGACGCCTTACTGCGTTTCGCCCACGTACTCACACGGTCGGCGCCCATGGCTGTCGAAGTGTTCACGCTGGGCACGCGGATGACACGGGTGTCGCGGCAGCTGCGTCAGCGCGATCCGGAGCAAGCCATGCTCGCCGCGGGCACCGCGGTGCCCGACTTCGCCGGCGGTACCCGCCTCGGCGAGACGCTGCGCGTGTTCCTCGACCGCTGGGGACAGCGCGGTGTCGCGCGCCGAGCGGTGGTCACCGTGTTCTCCGACGGCTGGGAGCGAGGCGATGTAAGTCTGCTGTCCGGACAGCTCGGCAGACTGCGCAGGCTCGCGCACGCCGTACTCTGGGTGAATCCGCATGCGGGGAGAGAGGGTTACGCGCCGGTCCAGTCCGGCATCGTCGCCGCCCTTCCCCACATCGACCGGTTGCTGGCCGGACACAGCCTGGCGACGTTGGAACAACTGCTCGGGGAGATAGCCGATGCGTGA
- a CDS encoding AAA family ATPase: MTESPASPEDLTAALDSTGYLADEGLATAGFLALRMRRPLFCEGEPGTGKTSLALALSEALEVPLVRLQCHEGIDAAQALYEWDFPRQLLHLRALEAAEGGRLDADTAERSLYTERFLLARPLLQALTTAPCVLLVDEIDRADDEFEAFLLQLLDEYTVTIPEYGEIRAEQPPLVVLTSNRTREVHDALKRRCLYHWLEHPDLGREMRILRRRVPDVSETLARQIAEAVHRLRDLELLKPPGTAESLDWARALLALNRNELDAATAARTLGAVLKYSEDLDRVRAKLDALFA; the protein is encoded by the coding sequence GTGACCGAGTCTCCTGCTTCGCCCGAGGACCTGACTGCCGCGCTCGACTCCACCGGTTATCTCGCTGACGAAGGATTGGCGACGGCCGGCTTTCTCGCGTTGCGGATGCGCCGGCCGCTGTTTTGCGAGGGCGAGCCGGGTACCGGCAAGACATCGCTGGCGCTTGCGTTGTCGGAAGCGCTCGAGGTGCCGCTCGTCCGGTTGCAGTGCCACGAGGGCATCGACGCCGCGCAGGCGCTGTACGAGTGGGACTTTCCTCGGCAGCTGCTGCACTTGCGTGCGCTCGAAGCGGCCGAAGGCGGACGGCTGGATGCCGATACTGCCGAGCGGTCGCTCTACACCGAGCGGTTCCTGCTGGCCCGGCCGCTGCTGCAGGCACTGACCACCGCGCCGTGCGTGCTGCTGGTCGACGAGATCGACCGCGCCGACGACGAGTTCGAGGCCTTCCTCCTGCAGCTGCTCGACGAATACACGGTCACGATCCCCGAATACGGCGAAATTCGCGCCGAGCAGCCGCCACTGGTGGTGCTCACCTCGAACCGGACGCGCGAGGTGCACGACGCACTCAAGCGCCGGTGCCTCTATCACTGGCTGGAACACCCCGACCTGGGCCGGGAGATGCGGATCCTGCGCCGGCGGGTGCCGGACGTCAGCGAGACCCTTGCCCGCCAGATCGCCGAGGCGGTACACCGGCTTCGCGACCTGGAACTGCTGAAACCCCCCGGGACAGCCGAATCGCTCGACTGGGCCCGGGCACTGCTCGCCCTCAACCGGAATGAACTGGACGCCGCGACCGCCGCCCGCACCCTGGGCGCGGTCCTGAAGTACAGCGAAGACCTCGACCGGGTCCGGGCCAAGCTGGACGCCCTGTTCGCCTGA
- a CDS encoding nucleotidyltransferase family protein, translated as MAERVAGLVLAAGAGRRFGRPKALVEFEGEALVQRAGRALTEAGCEPVRVVVGAAAAEVRRLLAQPWEAVEAPRWQEGMGESLKAGLQHLIPRETRAAAVLVHLVDLPWIPPSALRRVLAEATETTVARAAYDGVPGHPVLFGRRWWPEVAAAATGDRGARDWLKARTDVRLVECGDLGNGHDVDRPADLERPVPPER; from the coding sequence ATGGCTGAACGCGTCGCCGGCCTGGTGCTGGCCGCGGGCGCCGGCCGCCGTTTCGGCCGGCCGAAGGCGCTCGTCGAATTCGAGGGCGAAGCCCTGGTCCAGCGAGCCGGCCGCGCCCTCACCGAGGCCGGTTGCGAGCCTGTCCGAGTGGTGGTCGGTGCGGCAGCGGCCGAGGTGCGCCGGCTGCTGGCGCAGCCGTGGGAAGCCGTCGAGGCGCCCCGATGGCAGGAGGGTATGGGGGAGTCGCTCAAGGCGGGCCTGCAGCATCTGATCCCTCGGGAGACGCGGGCCGCCGCTGTGCTGGTGCACCTGGTCGATCTGCCGTGGATCCCGCCGTCGGCGCTCCGCCGTGTGCTGGCGGAGGCGACGGAAACCACCGTGGCGCGCGCCGCGTACGACGGAGTGCCCGGCCACCCGGTCCTGTTCGGCCGCCGCTGGTGGCCCGAAGTCGCCGCCGCGGCAACGGGAGACCGCGGCGCCCGCGACTGGCTCAAAGCCCGCACCGACGTCCGCCTCGTCGAATGCGGCGACCTGGGCAACGGTCACGACGTCGATCGCCCGGCAGACCTCGAACGACCCGTCCCACCGGAAAGGTGA
- a CDS encoding IclR family transcriptional regulator domain-containing protein, with product MDSDDPAERGAHHVQSLERGLAVIKAFGAEAPHLTLSEVARSTGLTRAAARRFLLTLVDLGYVRTDGKYFSLTARVLELGYAFLAGLSLAELAQPHLERLSAKVRESSSVSVLEIPDIVYVARVAVSRIMTVSINVGTRFPAYATSMGHVLLADMTPFELDMFLGVTDFERLTAHTLTDRDSLKSELAAVARQGWAMVDQELEEGLRSVAAPIYDRSGRAVAAVNISTHASRTSAETARTELVPSLLATAAAISDDLKLSASGQAAHG from the coding sequence ATGGACTCCGACGATCCGGCCGAACGCGGCGCGCATCACGTGCAGTCGCTCGAGCGTGGGCTGGCGGTGATCAAAGCGTTCGGTGCCGAGGCACCGCACCTCACGCTCAGCGAGGTCGCCCGCAGCACCGGGTTGACCCGAGCGGCGGCGCGCCGGTTCCTGCTCACGCTCGTCGACCTGGGTTACGTGCGTACCGACGGCAAGTACTTCTCGCTCACCGCGCGGGTGCTGGAGCTGGGCTACGCCTTCCTGGCCGGGTTGAGCCTCGCCGAGCTGGCGCAACCGCACCTGGAACGGCTGTCCGCGAAGGTGCGCGAATCCAGCTCGGTGTCCGTGCTGGAGATCCCGGACATCGTGTACGTCGCGCGGGTCGCGGTGTCGCGGATCATGACGGTGAGCATCAACGTCGGCACGCGGTTCCCCGCCTACGCCACGTCGATGGGACACGTGCTGCTCGCCGACATGACCCCGTTCGAGCTGGACATGTTCCTCGGCGTCACCGATTTCGAGCGGCTGACCGCGCACACCCTGACCGACCGCGACTCGCTGAAGTCCGAGCTGGCCGCCGTCGCCCGCCAGGGCTGGGCGATGGTCGACCAGGAACTCGAGGAAGGCCTCCGCTCGGTCGCCGCCCCGATCTACGACCGGAGCGGTCGCGCGGTGGCCGCGGTGAACATTTCCACGCACGCCAGCCGCACCTCCGCGGAAACCGCGCGGACGGAACTCGTCCCGTCCCTGCTGGCCACTGCCGCCGCGATCTCCGACGACCTGAAGCTGTCCGCGTCCGGGCAGGCCGCACATGGCTGA
- the pcaC gene encoding 4-carboxymuconolactone decarboxylase, which yields MSEERHEAGMRVRREVLGDEHVDRAVARTSEFSGPFQEYITEAAWGSVWTRDGLDRRTRSCITLATLTALHCHEELAMHVRAAVRNGLTADEIGEVLLHTGVYAGVPAANAAFAIAQRTLAELGEATAQPPAG from the coding sequence GTGAGCGAAGAACGTCACGAGGCGGGCATGCGGGTCCGCCGTGAGGTGCTGGGTGACGAGCACGTGGACCGAGCCGTGGCACGGACCTCCGAGTTCAGCGGGCCGTTCCAGGAGTACATCACCGAGGCGGCGTGGGGTTCGGTGTGGACGCGAGACGGGCTCGACCGGCGTACCCGCAGCTGCATCACGCTGGCCACGCTGACCGCGTTGCACTGCCATGAGGAGCTGGCGATGCACGTCCGGGCGGCCGTCCGCAACGGCCTGACCGCGGACGAGATCGGGGAAGTGCTGCTGCACACCGGGGTGTACGCCGGGGTGCCGGCCGCGAACGCCGCGTTCGCGATCGCCCAGCGCACCCTGGCCGAGCTGGGAGAAGCCACAGCCCAGCCACCGGCCGGATAG
- the pcaD gene encoding 3-oxoadipate enol-lactonase, protein MSGVRVHRVVEGPENGPVVVLSNSIGSDHRMWEPQVAPLVERGFRVVRYDTRGHGASPVPSGPYEVADLGGDVLALLDDLGVARAHFAGLSLGGMTGLWLGVHAAGRLASLTLCCTSARLGPPQMWADRARLVRAEGTVAVAEASVGRWVTPAYSRAHPDRAAFLRDMIAAQPSEGYAACCGAIERMDLLGELPKIAVPALVIAGADDPSTPVEPHGRQLAESIPGTRLEVMASAAHLGSYEQPGEFTRLLLEQIMENE, encoded by the coding sequence GTGAGCGGTGTCCGGGTGCACCGGGTCGTCGAGGGACCGGAGAACGGTCCGGTGGTGGTCTTGTCCAACTCGATCGGCAGCGACCACCGGATGTGGGAGCCGCAGGTCGCGCCGTTGGTCGAGCGCGGGTTCCGGGTGGTGCGGTACGACACGCGCGGCCACGGCGCCTCGCCGGTGCCGTCCGGGCCCTACGAGGTGGCCGACCTGGGTGGCGATGTGCTCGCACTGCTCGACGACCTCGGCGTGGCGCGGGCGCACTTCGCCGGGCTGTCGCTGGGTGGGATGACCGGCCTCTGGCTCGGCGTGCACGCTGCCGGACGTTTGGCGAGCCTCACCCTGTGCTGTACGTCCGCGCGGCTCGGACCACCGCAGATGTGGGCGGATCGAGCTCGGCTCGTGCGCGCCGAAGGCACCGTGGCGGTCGCGGAGGCCAGTGTCGGGCGCTGGGTGACCCCGGCCTATTCGCGGGCTCATCCGGACCGGGCCGCGTTCCTGCGGGACATGATCGCTGCGCAGCCGTCCGAGGGCTACGCCGCGTGCTGCGGCGCGATCGAGCGGATGGACCTGCTCGGCGAGCTCCCGAAGATCGCCGTGCCGGCGCTCGTGATCGCGGGCGCCGACGATCCCTCGACCCCGGTCGAACCACACGGCAGGCAGCTCGCCGAAAGCATCCCGGGTACCCGGCTCGAGGTCATGGCCTCCGCCGCGCACCTCGGCAGTTACGAGCAGCCGGGCGAGTTCACCCGGCTGCTCCTCGAGCAGATCATGGAGAACGAGTGA
- the pcaG gene encoding protocatechuate 3,4-dioxygenase subunit alpha, with amino-acid sequence MKLGSTPSQTVGPYLSIGLPWEDGPFVVPEGAEGAVWIRGVVYDGAGDPIPDAMIETWQADPDGGFRHPDDPRGHRGPEFRGFGRCPTDAAGEYRIHTVLPGVVPGEDGAPQARHIDVSVFARGLLNRVVTRIYFEDEDNSGDAVLASVPEGRRETLLARRTADGYRFDVRLQGEGETVFFEF; translated from the coding sequence GTGAAGCTGGGAAGCACGCCCTCGCAGACCGTCGGGCCGTACCTGTCGATCGGGCTGCCGTGGGAGGACGGGCCGTTCGTGGTACCCGAGGGCGCCGAGGGTGCGGTGTGGATCCGCGGTGTGGTCTACGACGGTGCTGGCGATCCGATCCCGGACGCGATGATCGAGACCTGGCAGGCCGATCCGGACGGCGGCTTCCGCCACCCCGACGATCCGCGCGGGCACCGTGGCCCGGAGTTCCGCGGGTTCGGCCGGTGTCCCACCGACGCCGCCGGTGAATACCGGATCCACACGGTGCTCCCCGGTGTCGTGCCGGGGGAGGACGGGGCACCGCAGGCCCGGCACATCGATGTGTCGGTGTTCGCCCGCGGATTGCTGAACCGGGTCGTCACGCGGATCTACTTCGAGGACGAGGACAACTCCGGTGACGCGGTGCTGGCGAGCGTTCCGGAGGGCCGCAGGGAGACTCTGCTGGCGCGCCGGACCGCCGACGGGTACCGGTTCGACGTCCGGCTCCAAGGCGAGGGGGAAACAGTCTTCTTCGAGTTCTGA
- the pcaH gene encoding protocatechuate 3,4-dioxygenase subunit beta — MGTPTDLRLPRYRRDPEGTHPPLGFDGYRSTALRHPKQPLVLLPQQLTEVTGPLLGPGRIGELDNDLTRQHEGEPQGQRIIVTGRLLDGDGRPIRNSLVEIWQANAGGRYRHTGDRWPSPLDPNFDGLGRTLTDGDGRYEFTTIKPGAYPWKNHDNAWRPAHIHFSVFGSAFTQRLVTQMYFPDDPLFSQDPIFTSIPDEKARQRMISRFDLARTVPEWALAFQFDIVVRGREQSVFEDEEDDE, encoded by the coding sequence ATGGGCACCCCGACCGATCTGCGGTTGCCGCGTTACCGCCGTGACCCGGAGGGCACACATCCGCCGCTGGGCTTCGACGGCTACCGGTCCACCGCCCTGCGGCATCCGAAACAACCGCTGGTGCTGCTTCCCCAGCAGCTCACCGAGGTCACCGGCCCGCTGCTCGGACCGGGCCGGATCGGCGAACTGGACAACGACCTCACCCGGCAGCACGAGGGCGAACCGCAGGGGCAGCGGATCATCGTGACCGGCCGGCTCCTCGACGGTGACGGCAGGCCGATCCGCAATTCCCTCGTGGAGATCTGGCAGGCCAACGCCGGCGGCCGCTACCGGCACACCGGCGACCGATGGCCCTCACCGCTCGACCCGAACTTCGACGGGCTGGGCCGCACCCTCACCGACGGCGACGGGCGCTACGAGTTCACCACCATCAAGCCCGGCGCCTACCCGTGGAAGAACCACGACAACGCGTGGCGCCCGGCGCACATCCACTTCTCCGTGTTCGGCTCCGCCTTCACCCAGCGGCTGGTCACGCAGATGTACTTCCCGGACGATCCGCTGTTCTCGCAGGACCCGATCTTCACCTCGATCCCGGACGAAAAGGCCCGGCAGCGGATGATCTCGCGGTTCGACCTCGCACGCACAGTGCCGGAATGGGCGCTGGCCTTCCAGTTCGACATCGTCGTGCGTGGACGGGAGCAGTCGGTGTTCGAGGACGAGGAGGACGACGAGTGA
- a CDS encoding thiolase family protein → MSDVYLFDAIRTPFGRHGGALAKTRPDDLAAGMLRVLAERNDLDPGTVDEVLLGDANGAGEDNRNVARMATLLAGWPTSVPAATVNRLCASGLDAVLHASRTIQVGDASLIAAGGVESMSRAPLVMAKPEKAFPAANQTLYNSALGWRMVNPAMPAEYVISNGDATEYLAGRYGIGRDEQDEFSVRSHRSSARAWDEGFYADHVVPVEGVELDRDESIRPDSTTEKLAKLKPAFRADGGTVTAGNSSPLSDGASVLLLGDEAAGRRLGRDPLARIAGRGAAGVDPNVFGIGPVRAADIALERAGIGWGDVAALELNEAFAAQSLACLREWKELDPELVNVNGGAIAIGHPLAASGGRILGTLARQLRRTGGRWGVAAICIGVGQGLAVVIESV, encoded by the coding sequence GCGACGTCTACCTGTTCGACGCGATCCGCACCCCATTCGGCCGCCACGGCGGCGCCCTGGCGAAAACGCGCCCGGACGACCTGGCGGCCGGGATGCTGCGTGTACTCGCCGAGCGCAATGACCTCGACCCGGGCACTGTCGACGAGGTTCTGCTCGGTGACGCCAACGGCGCGGGGGAGGACAACCGGAACGTGGCACGGATGGCCACGCTGCTCGCCGGCTGGCCGACGTCGGTGCCGGCCGCGACGGTCAACCGGCTGTGCGCGTCCGGGCTCGACGCGGTGCTGCACGCGAGCCGCACGATCCAGGTCGGCGACGCCTCGCTGATCGCCGCCGGCGGGGTCGAGTCGATGAGCCGCGCGCCGCTCGTGATGGCCAAGCCGGAGAAGGCGTTCCCGGCCGCCAACCAGACGCTGTACAACTCGGCGCTGGGCTGGCGCATGGTCAACCCGGCCATGCCCGCGGAGTACGTGATCTCGAACGGTGACGCCACCGAATACCTCGCCGGGCGCTACGGCATCGGCCGCGACGAGCAGGACGAATTCTCGGTGCGCAGCCACCGCAGCTCCGCCCGCGCGTGGGACGAGGGCTTCTACGCCGATCACGTGGTGCCGGTCGAGGGCGTGGAGCTCGATCGCGACGAGAGCATCCGGCCCGACTCCACGACGGAGAAGCTGGCCAAGCTCAAACCGGCCTTCCGGGCGGACGGCGGCACGGTCACCGCGGGCAATTCGTCGCCGCTCAGCGACGGGGCGTCGGTCCTGCTGCTCGGCGACGAGGCGGCAGGCCGGCGCCTGGGCCGGGATCCGCTGGCCCGGATCGCGGGTCGCGGTGCGGCCGGGGTGGACCCGAACGTCTTCGGCATCGGACCGGTGCGGGCCGCGGACATCGCACTCGAACGGGCCGGGATCGGCTGGGGCGACGTGGCGGCGCTGGAACTCAACGAGGCGTTCGCCGCGCAATCCCTCGCCTGCCTGCGGGAATGGAAAGAACTCGATCCCGAGCTGGTGAACGTGAACGGCGGCGCGATCGCCATCGGACACCCGCTCGCCGCGTCCGGCGGCCGGATCCTCGGCACGCTCGCCCGGCAGCTGCGCCGCACCGGCGGCCGGTGGGGGGTCGCCGCGATCTGTATCGGTGTCGGTCAGGGCCTCGCGGTCGTGATCGAGAGCGTGTGA